From a region of the Gordonia sp. PP30 genome:
- a CDS encoding MFS transporter, with the protein MTTAPAEPHPRLAVAVLCAAGIVVALMQTIIVPLIPLLPSLLSTSATNSSWTLTITLLVGAVVTPISGRLGDMFGKRTVLVASLIAVAVGSAVCALSASFLIFLLGRGLQGLGIGTIAVGISLMRDIVPPERLASSIGAMSASLGVGGSLGLPFSAAIAQQVSWHALFWTSSAVAVIAAAAVVATVPVRGVATGGRFDALGAVGLTVLLTCLLLPVSKGAEWGWTAPITLVMFAGFVVSALLWWRWEQRSPNPLVDLRLNLLLRPVLLTNLASIATGFAFYAMQMIPIQILMAPSAAMDAGSLGVGMTMLVASLLLMPGGLVMFAFSYVSAAMTARYGARVSLASGVVVIGLGYTLLLTMIAGPWRAGWGWLLAINILVGAGLGIAYSAMPALIMQWVPVSHTGEANGVNALMRSVGTSLATAVVGMILAASTVAVGAGSHVQHVPTSGAYAWAAAIPLAVCVVSALTALAIPRRAPVEEEQIV; encoded by the coding sequence GTGACCACCGCCCCTGCCGAACCGCATCCGCGGCTCGCCGTCGCCGTGCTCTGCGCGGCCGGCATCGTCGTCGCCCTGATGCAGACGATCATCGTGCCGCTGATCCCGCTGCTCCCCTCGCTGCTCTCGACCTCGGCGACCAACTCCTCCTGGACGCTCACCATCACGCTGCTGGTGGGCGCGGTGGTCACGCCGATCTCCGGACGCCTGGGCGACATGTTCGGCAAGCGCACGGTGCTCGTCGCCAGCCTGATCGCGGTGGCCGTCGGCTCCGCGGTGTGCGCGCTGTCGGCCAGCTTTCTGATCTTCCTGCTCGGCCGCGGACTGCAAGGCCTCGGAATCGGCACCATCGCCGTCGGCATCTCGCTGATGCGCGACATCGTGCCGCCCGAACGACTCGCCTCGTCGATCGGCGCGATGAGCGCCTCGCTCGGCGTCGGCGGCTCACTCGGTCTGCCGTTCTCGGCCGCCATTGCCCAGCAGGTCAGCTGGCATGCCCTGTTCTGGACCAGTTCGGCCGTCGCGGTGATCGCCGCGGCCGCGGTGGTCGCCACCGTCCCGGTGCGCGGGGTCGCGACCGGCGGCCGGTTCGACGCCCTCGGCGCGGTCGGGCTCACCGTGCTGCTCACCTGTCTTCTGCTGCCGGTGTCGAAGGGCGCCGAATGGGGATGGACCGCACCGATCACGCTGGTGATGTTCGCGGGGTTCGTCGTCTCGGCGCTGCTGTGGTGGCGCTGGGAGCAGCGCAGTCCCAATCCGCTGGTCGATCTGCGGCTGAACCTGCTGCTCCGGCCGGTGCTGCTGACCAACCTCGCGTCCATCGCCACCGGCTTCGCCTTCTACGCCATGCAGATGATCCCGATCCAGATCCTCATGGCCCCGTCCGCCGCCATGGACGCCGGCAGCCTCGGCGTGGGAATGACCATGCTGGTGGCCAGCCTCCTCCTGATGCCGGGAGGGCTGGTGATGTTCGCCTTCTCGTACGTGTCGGCGGCCATGACCGCCCGGTACGGCGCGCGGGTCTCCCTGGCCTCGGGCGTCGTGGTGATCGGTCTGGGCTACACGCTGCTGCTGACGATGATCGCCGGCCCCTGGCGTGCCGGGTGGGGATGGCTGCTCGCCATCAACATCCTGGTCGGCGCCGGCCTCGGCATCGCGTACTCGGCGATGCCGGCCCTGATCATGCAGTGGGTGCCGGTGTCGCACACCGGTGAGGCCAACGGTGTCAACGCGCTGATGCGGTCGGTCGGGACGTCGCTGGCGACCGCCGTGGTCGGCATGATCCTGGCGGCGTCGACCGTCGCCGTCGGCGCCGGATCACACGTCCAGCACGTACCGACCAGCGGCGCCTACGCCTGGGCCGCGGCGATCCCGCTCGCCGTCTGCGTGGTGTCCGCGCTCACCGCGCTCGCGATCCCGCGGCGCGCTCCGGTCGAGGAAGAGCAGATCGTCTAA
- a CDS encoding YraN family protein: MGEIAERRDRRGQVGRLGEDLAADHVAGLGWRILDRNWRTRYGELDLIAADGTTLVIVEVKTRASRTFTDPVAAVTADKLRRMRLLARQWLAAQPPGAPWWEIIRFDVVSIQLDLDRPGDRSLARLTHHTGLVD; the protein is encoded by the coding sequence ATGGGGGAAATCGCAGAGCGCCGCGACCGGCGTGGACAAGTGGGTCGGCTCGGTGAGGATCTGGCCGCGGACCATGTCGCCGGGCTGGGGTGGCGGATCCTGGACCGGAACTGGCGGACGCGGTACGGCGAGCTCGATCTGATCGCCGCGGACGGGACCACGCTGGTGATCGTCGAGGTGAAGACGCGGGCATCGCGGACCTTCACCGATCCGGTGGCCGCGGTGACCGCCGACAAGCTGCGGCGGATGCGGCTGCTGGCGCGGCAGTGGCTCGCCGCGCAACCGCCGGGGGCGCCGTGGTGGGAGATCATCCGGTTCGACGTCGTCTCGATCCAGCTCGATCTCGACCGGCCCGGCGATCGGTCACTCGCGCGGCTGACCCATCACACCGGGCTCGTGGACTGA
- a CDS encoding ribonuclease HII, giving the protein MSATRWPPRTTVRRAAALRTLEFTLDRSGLGPVAGVDEAGRGACAGPLVVAACILGPTQLKSLADLDDSKKLSPATRDRLYDAVHRYAVATSVVVIEADEIDRIGIHVANIRGMRQAVAGLPVRPGYVLSDGFGVPGLTAPSLPVIGGDASAACIAGASILAKVTRDRIMAGLDDVHTGYDFAVHKGYSTAHHMACLDRLGPSPVHRMSYRNVRDRLVE; this is encoded by the coding sequence GTGTCGGCCACCCGCTGGCCACCGCGCACGACGGTCCGCCGGGCCGCGGCGCTGCGCACCCTGGAGTTCACCCTCGACCGGTCCGGTCTCGGGCCGGTCGCCGGGGTCGACGAAGCCGGGCGCGGGGCCTGCGCCGGGCCGCTGGTGGTGGCCGCGTGCATCCTGGGGCCGACGCAGCTCAAATCGCTGGCCGACCTGGACGACTCCAAGAAGCTCAGTCCCGCCACCCGGGACCGGCTGTACGACGCGGTGCACCGCTACGCGGTCGCCACCAGCGTCGTGGTGATTGAGGCGGATGAGATCGACCGGATCGGTATCCACGTCGCCAACATCCGCGGCATGCGGCAGGCCGTCGCCGGCCTGCCGGTGCGGCCCGGTTATGTGCTGTCCGACGGCTTCGGGGTACCCGGGCTGACCGCGCCGTCGCTCCCGGTCATCGGCGGCGACGCCAGCGCGGCGTGCATCGCGGGCGCGTCGATCCTGGCGAAGGTGACGCGCGACCGGATCATGGCCGGGCTCGACGACGTGCACACCGGCTACGATTTCGCCGTCCACAAGGGCTACAGCACGGCCCACCACATGGCGTGTCTGGACCGGCTCGGACCGTCGCCGGTGCACCGGATGTCGTACCGAAACGTCCGCGATAGGCTTGTCGAATGA
- a CDS encoding DUF2469 domain-containing protein, translated as MSAEDLEKYEAEMELSLYREYKDLVGQFSYVVETERRFYLANGVNLIPRNNEGEVYFEIHLTDAWVWDMYRPARFVKQVRVVTFKDVNIEELERAELRLPDEP; from the coding sequence ATGAGCGCTGAGGACCTTGAGAAGTACGAAGCCGAGATGGAGCTGTCCCTGTACCGCGAGTACAAGGACCTGGTCGGCCAGTTCTCCTACGTCGTCGAGACCGAGCGGCGGTTCTACCTGGCCAACGGCGTCAACCTGATCCCGCGAAACAACGAGGGCGAGGTCTACTTCGAGATCCACCTGACCGACGCCTGGGTGTGGGACATGTACCGGCCGGCGCGCTTTGTGAAGCAGGTCCGGGTGGTGACGTTCAAGGACGTGAACATCGAGGAACTCGAGCGCGCCGAACTGCGTCTGCCCGACGAGCCGTAG
- a CDS encoding YifB family Mg chelatase-like AAA ATPase encodes MRVVGNVHSMGLAGIVAAPIEIQGNIASGLPGVTISGSVDGSLREAKDRVRAAVVNSGFKWPEMKVTIALAPAQTRKEGSGFDLGMALAVLIADGLATEVSLETTVFLGELALDGRVRPVRGVLPLLLAAHDAGFRRAVVPVANTREAALVEGLDIGGAQSLSHVVAWLSGEAALDAVESGDAGCPPPVPDMADVVGQAQARHALEVAAAGGHHVLMTGPPGIGKTMLASRIPGILPPLEPAEALEVTAIHSIAGTLPPHHPLITVPPFVAPHHGLSMTALLGGGTGMARPGAVSRAHRGVLFLDECAEMGPKVLDGLRQPLEEGRVKISRRDGDAVYPSRFLLLLAANPCPCAPAHDVDCVCTSIVRRRYLGKLSGPLMDRIDIRVQMEPPGSTMLLSARGEPSATVAQRVAQARTRARERWRERGWLTNAEVPGSALRQDFPLARETLAPIERFLREGRVTARGADRALRLAWTLCDLRAGERPGPDDVAQALMYRDREFR; translated from the coding sequence ATGCGAGTCGTGGGCAACGTGCATTCGATGGGACTGGCCGGGATCGTCGCCGCGCCGATCGAGATCCAGGGCAACATCGCCTCCGGACTGCCGGGCGTGACGATCAGCGGCAGCGTGGACGGATCGCTGCGCGAGGCGAAGGACCGGGTGCGCGCGGCCGTCGTGAACTCCGGGTTCAAGTGGCCGGAGATGAAGGTCACGATCGCGCTGGCACCGGCGCAGACCCGCAAGGAGGGTTCGGGCTTCGACCTCGGGATGGCGCTGGCCGTGCTGATCGCCGACGGACTCGCCACGGAGGTCTCGCTCGAGACGACCGTATTCCTCGGCGAGCTCGCGCTCGACGGCCGGGTGCGACCGGTCCGCGGGGTACTGCCACTGCTGCTCGCTGCGCACGACGCCGGCTTCCGGCGGGCCGTCGTCCCGGTGGCGAACACGCGGGAGGCGGCCCTGGTCGAGGGACTGGACATCGGCGGGGCGCAGTCGCTCTCGCACGTGGTGGCCTGGCTCTCCGGCGAGGCCGCCCTCGACGCCGTCGAATCCGGTGACGCCGGGTGCCCGCCGCCGGTGCCCGACATGGCCGACGTGGTGGGGCAGGCGCAGGCCCGGCACGCCCTCGAGGTGGCCGCGGCCGGCGGCCACCATGTCCTGATGACCGGGCCGCCGGGTATCGGGAAGACGATGCTCGCTTCCCGGATTCCGGGAATCCTGCCGCCGCTGGAGCCCGCCGAGGCACTGGAGGTGACCGCGATCCACTCGATCGCCGGGACGCTGCCGCCGCACCACCCGCTGATCACCGTCCCGCCGTTCGTCGCCCCGCACCACGGCCTGTCGATGACGGCGCTGCTCGGCGGCGGCACCGGGATGGCGCGCCCCGGGGCCGTCTCTCGCGCCCACCGCGGGGTGCTGTTCCTGGACGAGTGCGCCGAGATGGGGCCGAAGGTGCTCGACGGCCTGCGCCAGCCGCTGGAGGAGGGCCGCGTCAAGATCAGCCGCCGCGACGGCGACGCCGTCTACCCGTCGCGGTTCCTGCTGCTGCTCGCCGCCAACCCGTGTCCGTGCGCGCCGGCGCACGACGTCGACTGCGTCTGCACGTCGATCGTCCGGCGCCGCTACCTCGGTAAGCTGTCCGGTCCACTGATGGACCGCATCGACATCCGCGTGCAGATGGAACCACCCGGCAGCACCATGCTGCTCAGCGCGCGCGGGGAGCCGAGCGCGACCGTCGCGCAACGGGTGGCCCAGGCGCGCACCCGGGCCCGGGAACGATGGCGTGAACGCGGATGGCTCACCAACGCCGAGGTACCGGGCAGTGCCCTGCGCCAGGACTTCCCGCTGGCCCGTGAGACGCTGGCGCCGATCGAGCGTTTTCTGCGCGAGGGCCGGGTGACGGCCCGCGGTGCGGACCGCGCTTTACGGCTGGCGTGGACCCTGTGTGACCTGCGCGCGGGGGAGCGGCCCGGGCCCGACGACGTCGCCCAGGCGCTGATGTACCGCGATCGGGAGTTCCGGTGA
- a CDS encoding FAD-dependent oxidoreductase, translating into MASLWTYGEGSAPDTEKPPPDLNGRRYDHVVLGGGLTGLTTALLLACAGRSVAVIEARHLGAGATGNTTGKVSLLQGTRLSSIGRHHGPEAVRHYVEANRQGHEWLLHYCERHDVTVQRATAVTYACSVTGAEKAGQEYRACRAAGLDVFRASCPALPFPVRTAVHLADQAQIDPLPLLRTVAQDIAGHGGTVAEGVRARRVSLRGDDYRIDTEAGILSAGSVVLATGTPVLSRGGFFARLSAHRSYAAAFTVSGVIPGDMYLGVDDPTVSLRTAPRPGHPDETVLLVGGFGHDVGRTQSERRHADDLIAWTRHWFPSAQPIARWSAQDYESIDELPYVGPILPGDESLLVATGFAKWGMTNGVAAALALSGILLGDRRPWADSLRPWRHAELASIPSAARVNAKAGLSLLRGYARLIGTVDQHPREGSGSIGRDGIGPRGVCTVAGETSSVVPVCTHLFGALHWNDAEHTWDCPLHGSRFDRRGDVLEGPATRPLPPR; encoded by the coding sequence ATGGCATCCCTGTGGACGTACGGTGAAGGCTCCGCTCCGGACACTGAAAAGCCGCCGCCCGATCTCAACGGCCGCCGGTACGACCATGTGGTCCTGGGCGGCGGCCTGACCGGCTTGACCACCGCGCTGCTGCTCGCATGCGCCGGACGCAGTGTGGCCGTGATCGAGGCACGGCACCTCGGCGCCGGCGCGACCGGGAACACCACCGGCAAGGTATCGCTGTTGCAGGGCACGAGGCTGTCGTCGATCGGTCGGCACCACGGCCCGGAGGCGGTGCGGCATTACGTCGAGGCCAACCGTCAGGGCCACGAGTGGTTGCTGCACTACTGCGAGCGGCATGACGTCACGGTACAGCGTGCGACGGCGGTGACCTATGCATGCAGCGTCACCGGCGCCGAGAAGGCCGGGCAGGAGTACCGGGCCTGCCGTGCCGCCGGCCTCGATGTGTTTCGAGCGAGTTGCCCGGCACTGCCCTTCCCGGTCCGCACGGCCGTACACCTCGCGGACCAGGCGCAGATCGATCCGCTGCCGTTGCTGCGGACCGTGGCGCAGGACATCGCCGGGCACGGCGGCACCGTCGCCGAAGGCGTCCGGGCACGACGCGTGAGCCTGCGTGGTGACGACTATCGGATAGATACCGAGGCCGGCATACTTTCCGCGGGTTCGGTCGTGCTCGCCACCGGCACGCCCGTCCTCTCCCGTGGGGGATTCTTCGCCCGGCTCTCCGCGCACCGTTCGTATGCGGCCGCGTTCACCGTCTCCGGTGTCATCCCCGGCGACATGTACCTGGGAGTCGACGATCCGACGGTGTCGCTCCGGACGGCTCCGCGCCCGGGACACCCCGACGAGACCGTTCTTCTCGTCGGTGGTTTCGGCCACGATGTGGGCCGGACACAATCGGAACGACGACACGCCGACGATCTGATCGCGTGGACGCGGCACTGGTTCCCGTCTGCGCAGCCGATCGCGCGCTGGTCCGCACAGGACTACGAATCCATCGATGAACTGCCCTACGTGGGCCCGATTCTCCCCGGCGATGAGTCCCTCCTCGTCGCGACCGGCTTCGCCAAGTGGGGCATGACGAATGGCGTCGCCGCCGCGCTCGCCCTGTCCGGGATCCTATTGGGTGATCGACGGCCGTGGGCGGACAGTCTCCGGCCGTGGCGCCACGCAGAATTGGCGTCGATCCCCTCGGCGGCCCGTGTCAACGCCAAGGCCGGCCTCAGCCTGTTGCGCGGCTACGCCCGGTTGATCGGGACGGTCGACCAACATCCGCGGGAGGGCTCGGGATCGATCGGACGTGACGGAATCGGTCCGCGTGGTGTGTGCACGGTCGCCGGGGAGACATCGTCTGTGGTCCCGGTGTGTACCCATCTGTTCGGCGCCTTGCACTGGAACGACGCCGAGCACACGTGGGACTGCCCATTGCACGGTTCTCGGTTCGATCGCCGCGGAGACGTTCTCGAGGGGCCCGCGACACGGCCGCTGCCGCCCAGGTGA
- the lepB gene encoding signal peptidase I: protein MSDFEGGNSGPGDRSPDEVPPSGRAERRPAGDRADDAQAVNDGTAAAETVSDRDNEENQKEAGRKGGLLREIAIVIGIVLALMFVVNTFFFRQYVVPSESMEPTLHGCTGCTNDRIVVDKISYRFSDPKPGDVVVFKAPSDSWDRGWNSPRSGNPVIHKIQDVLSWFALSPPNENNLVKRVIATEGQTVECHAADGKGVTVNGKSLREPYIDKNLQNAQYTDDGTGGGSCYGDDFGPVTVPKGNVWVMGDNRSDSADSRYHMDDEFHGTVPVKDIRGKVRFIIYPFSRFGGVDAVDPQ, encoded by the coding sequence GTGAGCGACTTCGAGGGCGGCAACAGCGGACCCGGTGATCGGTCCCCGGATGAGGTGCCACCGTCGGGGCGCGCGGAGCGGCGGCCGGCCGGTGACCGGGCGGACGATGCCCAGGCCGTCAACGATGGGACCGCCGCCGCCGAGACCGTCAGCGACCGGGACAACGAAGAGAACCAGAAGGAGGCCGGCCGCAAGGGCGGGCTCCTCCGCGAGATCGCCATCGTCATCGGCATCGTGCTGGCTCTGATGTTCGTGGTGAACACCTTCTTCTTCAGGCAGTACGTGGTGCCGAGCGAGTCGATGGAACCGACCCTGCACGGCTGCACCGGCTGCACCAACGACCGTATCGTCGTCGACAAGATCAGCTATCGGTTCTCCGATCCGAAGCCGGGCGACGTCGTCGTCTTCAAGGCACCGAGCGATTCGTGGGATCGCGGCTGGAATTCGCCGCGCTCGGGCAATCCGGTGATCCACAAGATCCAGGACGTGCTGTCCTGGTTCGCCCTGTCGCCGCCGAATGAGAACAACCTGGTCAAACGGGTGATCGCCACCGAGGGGCAGACCGTGGAATGCCACGCGGCGGACGGCAAGGGTGTGACGGTCAACGGTAAGTCGCTGCGCGAGCCGTACATCGACAAGAACCTGCAGAACGCGCAGTACACCGATGACGGCACCGGCGGGGGCAGCTGTTACGGCGATGACTTCGGGCCGGTCACCGTGCCGAAGGGCAACGTCTGGGTGATGGGCGACAACCGCTCGGATTCGGCCGACTCCCGGTACCACATGGACGACGAGTTCCACGGCACGGTGCCGGTCAAGGACATCCGCGGCAAGGTCCGCTTCATCATCTATCCGTTCTCCCGGTTCGGCGGTGTCGACGCGGTCGATCCGCAGTAG
- the dprA gene encoding DNA-processing protein DprA, translating to MSTPDEAERRAWAYLSAVAEPPCAPLIALVARHGAVETARMVKAQSLPARHAAVRTATAARAAVDRGAADLDTAARLGARLVTRDDDEWPAWSLLALDTASTAARGGTPLALWVRGARPLESFTQSAIGVVGARASSSYGDHVAGRLGGDLAAQGWTVVSGGAYGIDGAAHRGALGAGGPTLAVLACGIDRDYPAGHHRLLAEIASHGLLITEYPPGTTAAKHRFLTRNRLVAALSGALVVVEAGRRSGAANTAAWARHLGRPLGAVPGPVTSATSVGCHQMIADGDAALVFDAASVLALVEVDGHDSHVPAPPRPTDGLPPAQFEVLEALPARAGRTVDEIAVAAARPADEVRVALAMLEVRGLVETAAGTWRLARGGRS from the coding sequence GTGAGCACGCCCGACGAGGCCGAGCGACGGGCCTGGGCGTACCTGTCGGCGGTGGCCGAACCGCCCTGCGCGCCGTTGATCGCGCTGGTCGCCCGGCACGGCGCCGTCGAGACGGCGCGGATGGTGAAGGCCCAGAGTCTGCCCGCGCGCCATGCGGCGGTGCGGACCGCCACCGCCGCCCGGGCCGCGGTGGACCGCGGCGCCGCCGACCTCGATACCGCCGCGCGGCTCGGCGCCAGGCTCGTCACGCGCGACGACGACGAGTGGCCCGCCTGGTCACTGCTCGCCCTGGACACCGCGAGCACGGCGGCGCGCGGCGGCACCCCGCTGGCCCTGTGGGTCCGGGGCGCGCGGCCGCTGGAGTCGTTCACGCAGTCGGCGATCGGCGTGGTGGGGGCGCGGGCGTCGTCGTCGTACGGCGATCACGTGGCGGGCCGGCTCGGCGGGGACCTCGCCGCACAGGGCTGGACGGTGGTCTCCGGCGGGGCCTACGGAATCGACGGCGCCGCGCACCGGGGCGCGCTCGGCGCGGGCGGCCCGACGCTCGCGGTGCTGGCCTGCGGTATCGACCGCGACTATCCGGCCGGACACCACAGATTGCTCGCCGAGATCGCGTCGCACGGACTGCTGATCACCGAGTACCCGCCCGGCACGACCGCCGCCAAGCACCGCTTCCTCACCCGGAACCGGTTGGTGGCGGCACTGTCCGGGGCGCTCGTGGTGGTCGAGGCGGGCCGTCGTTCGGGTGCGGCGAACACCGCGGCATGGGCGCGGCATCTCGGCCGGCCGCTCGGGGCGGTGCCCGGTCCGGTCACCTCGGCGACCTCGGTCGGCTGTCACCAGATGATCGCCGACGGCGACGCGGCCCTGGTGTTCGACGCGGCATCGGTGCTGGCCCTGGTCGAGGTGGACGGGCACGACAGTCACGTTCCGGCACCGCCACGCCCGACGGACGGCCTGCCGCCCGCTCAGTTCGAGGTGCTCGAGGCGCTGCCCGCCCGCGCCGGCCGCACGGTCGACGAGATCGCCGTCGCCGCCGCCCGGCCCGCCGACGAGGTCCGTGTCGCGCTGGCGATGCTGGAAGTGCGGGGACTCGTCGAGACCGCCGCCGGGACCTGGCGGCTGGCGCGGGGCGGCCGGTCGTGA
- a CDS encoding siderophore-interacting protein, which produces MAKSFHTMTVLRTEWLTDHMIRIWLGGDGFDGFTPAGPGAAEGRPDTDMYVKFVFPPAGVEYPEPFDIDRIAAEFASDQQPVLRTYTVRRYDPVTRELAVDFVVHGEEGIAGPWAARVQPGETVVFRGPGSGYRPDPEAPWHLLVSDEAGLPALAAALEALPGDAIAKAFIEVGGPEDEIELIAPAGAEITWVHRGASSFAAGEDLAGDRAPVIAAVRAAEWLDGEPQVFIHGEAQAVMKNLRPYVRKERGVGARRASSISGYWRRGRTEEGFRQWKAEQRAAGQA; this is translated from the coding sequence ATGGCGAAGAGCTTCCACACGATGACGGTGCTGCGCACCGAATGGCTGACCGACCACATGATCCGGATCTGGCTGGGCGGTGACGGTTTCGACGGCTTCACCCCGGCCGGGCCGGGAGCGGCCGAGGGACGGCCGGACACCGACATGTACGTCAAGTTCGTGTTTCCGCCGGCGGGCGTGGAGTATCCGGAGCCGTTCGACATCGACCGCATCGCCGCCGAGTTCGCGTCCGACCAGCAGCCGGTGCTGCGCACCTACACGGTGCGCCGGTACGACCCGGTGACCCGCGAATTGGCGGTCGACTTCGTCGTGCACGGCGAGGAAGGCATCGCCGGACCGTGGGCGGCGCGGGTCCAGCCCGGCGAGACTGTCGTCTTCCGCGGCCCCGGCAGCGGTTACCGGCCCGATCCCGAGGCGCCCTGGCACCTGCTGGTGTCCGACGAGGCCGGGCTTCCGGCGCTGGCCGCGGCCCTGGAGGCGCTGCCCGGCGACGCGATCGCCAAGGCGTTCATCGAGGTCGGCGGCCCGGAGGACGAGATCGAGCTGATCGCCCCGGCCGGCGCCGAGATCACCTGGGTGCACCGGGGCGCGTCGTCTTTCGCCGCCGGGGAGGATCTGGCCGGCGACCGGGCGCCGGTCATCGCGGCGGTCCGGGCGGCGGAGTGGCTGGATGGCGAGCCGCAGGTCTTCATCCACGGCGAGGCGCAGGCGGTGATGAAGAACCTCCGCCCGTACGTGCGCAAGGAGCGGGGCGTCGGGGCGCGCCGAGCGTCGTCGATCTCCGGCTACTGGCGGCGCGGCCGCACCGAGGAGGGCTTCCGGCAGTGGAAGGCCGAGCAGCGGGCGGCCGGGCAGGCCTAG
- a CDS encoding ISL3 family transposase, translating to MSELTADVADTICRTVELGVTITGAAVDARGRTHLWCRVLQADRHCPGCQIAGDLRDHADRVLTDVPISGHPVVLHVAVPRFVCRTSDCPRTIFRGGIDHVAAPRAVVTARTTRWILQRIAIDKMSVKAVATALGLAWKTVNAIAVSAARALVYDGGHLDGVRHLGVDEHKWKHVRGQGDPSFVTVLIDLTPVVEGTGPARLLDMIGGRSAQVLKDWMNTRDQRFRDRITVVAMDGFTGYKTATSQELPAARVVMDPFHVVALAGNKLDLCRQRVQQQTCGHRGRAGDPLYTIRRILHTRTGLLTAKQKIRLYESLTSHDAHVAVEITYQVYQQLIAAYQHPQRREGKKLMWKVLKRIQTGLPAGLAELAQLGRSLWKRRADILAYFDTGVSNGPVEAINGRLEHLRGIAQGFRNLDHYILRSLLHSGQLAEHINAL from the coding sequence ATGAGCGAGCTTACTGCCGATGTTGCTGACACGATCTGCCGAACCGTCGAGCTGGGGGTGACGATCACCGGCGCCGCTGTCGATGCCCGCGGCCGCACGCACTTGTGGTGCCGGGTGCTGCAGGCCGATCGGCATTGTCCGGGCTGTCAGATCGCCGGCGACCTGCGTGATCACGCCGACCGCGTGCTCACTGATGTGCCGATCAGCGGCCATCCTGTTGTTCTGCATGTCGCGGTGCCCCGGTTCGTGTGCCGTACCAGCGACTGCCCACGAACGATCTTCCGCGGCGGGATCGATCATGTCGCCGCGCCCCGGGCCGTGGTCACCGCCCGGACCACACGCTGGATCCTGCAACGCATCGCGATCGACAAGATGAGCGTGAAAGCGGTGGCCACAGCGCTGGGCCTGGCGTGGAAGACAGTCAACGCGATCGCCGTGAGTGCGGCCCGGGCCCTGGTCTACGACGGCGGCCACCTCGACGGTGTACGGCACCTGGGCGTCGATGAGCACAAGTGGAAACACGTTCGCGGACAAGGAGACCCGAGCTTCGTGACCGTTCTGATCGACTTGACGCCCGTGGTCGAGGGCACCGGCCCGGCTCGGCTGCTGGACATGATCGGCGGCCGGTCAGCGCAGGTCCTCAAAGACTGGATGAACACTCGTGACCAGCGATTCCGCGACCGGATCACAGTCGTGGCCATGGACGGATTCACCGGCTACAAGACCGCCACCAGCCAGGAACTCCCCGCCGCCCGGGTCGTGATGGACCCGTTCCACGTCGTCGCGCTGGCCGGAAACAAGCTCGATCTGTGCCGCCAACGCGTTCAGCAGCAGACATGCGGGCACCGCGGACGCGCCGGTGACCCGTTGTACACGATCCGCCGGATCCTGCACACCCGTACCGGGTTGCTCACCGCCAAGCAGAAGATCCGGTTGTACGAGTCGCTGACCAGCCATGACGCGCACGTCGCGGTCGAGATCACCTACCAGGTGTATCAGCAGCTGATCGCCGCCTACCAGCACCCGCAGCGCCGCGAGGGCAAGAAACTGATGTGGAAGGTCCTCAAACGCATCCAGACCGGACTCCCCGCCGGGCTAGCCGAACTCGCCCAACTCGGGCGAAGTCTCTGGAAACGCCGCGCCGACATCCTGGCCTACTTCGATACCGGAGTCTCCAACGGACCCGTCGAAGCCATCAACGGCCGCCTCGAACACCTCCGCGGAATCGCCCAGGGCTTCCGCAACCTCGACCACTACATCTTGCGATCCCTCCTGCACTCCGGTCAGCTCGCCGAACACATCAACGCACTCTGA
- a CDS encoding CinA family protein produces the protein MRTPAGSSDTGEAARPESRLPTDADVRELCRILADGVGERRIAVAESLTGGNLAAHLSRAPTSGEWFRGGIVAYHRDVKHELLAVPAGPVVSQIAARQMASRTAALLGADIVVAVTGEAGPEGQEESPGIVWFGVYDRGEVSAERREFEGDPEEILAATVNEALRILVAGVCGPDGWPQRSVYTHRADPR, from the coding sequence ATGAGGACGCCGGCTGGCTCGTCTGATACCGGCGAGGCGGCGCGGCCAGAAAGCCGACTGCCCACCGACGCCGACGTCCGGGAGCTCTGTCGCATACTTGCTGACGGCGTCGGAGAGCGCCGGATCGCCGTCGCCGAATCTCTCACCGGTGGCAACCTCGCGGCTCACTTGAGTCGTGCGCCCACATCGGGCGAGTGGTTCCGTGGCGGAATCGTCGCCTATCACCGTGATGTCAAGCACGAACTTCTCGCCGTACCCGCAGGCCCGGTGGTGTCGCAGATCGCCGCCAGACAGATGGCGAGTCGTACGGCCGCGCTGCTGGGCGCCGACATCGTCGTCGCTGTGACCGGGGAGGCGGGTCCGGAAGGTCAGGAGGAATCGCCGGGCATCGTGTGGTTCGGTGTCTACGACCGCGGCGAGGTCAGTGCAGAACGGCGAGAATTCGAGGGCGATCCGGAGGAGATCCTCGCTGCGACGGTGAACGAGGCCTTGCGGATCCTGGTCGCCGGTGTCTGTGGCCCGGACGGATGGCCGCAGCGTAGCGTTTACACGCATCGAGCGGACCCGCGCTAA